ACCCCTTTGCCCCTTGACTTTCAGGTGTCGCGGGATTTACAATTGATGGTATGATGCGTCATAAGGAGGTCGTGTATGAGTGACGATTATTCCCCGCCTGAAGGGATGAATGAGGGGGAAACCGTTCCGGCGGGCCGGTTATCATCGAAAAAACAATCGAGTCTCGTTCTCAATATCATCATGATCGTTATCGGTCTTGTTTTCTTTTCAAAAGGCGTCCTCGAGTTTCTTGCCTGGCTCAAGGTTTTTCCACTGCCGGACTGGCTCAAGACGATCGCCATATCACTCGACAGCCGTGATATGGGGAACGCACTTTCGTTTCTGGGCACGCAGGGTATTATTTCAGCCACGCTGGGATTCTGGGCCGTAATCGCCGGATTTCTCATGTTCGGGGAACAGGAGTCGGGATGGGGGATGGCGCTCGTTATCCTGAGTATCATGGTCGTGATGAGTGTGTCGGCGGTTCTCACCTGGATTCTCAATCCGAAAACACTCGATCTCGCCTACTGGCCGAACTGGATCACGATGGTCGCGATCGCAATCGGCCTGTTCGGGTTCATCTACCTGCTCGCGACAAAAAAACGGTACAGCTGACGTTTATCGAAAAGACGATAAGCGACTGATACATTTTTTCTATCGTGTTTCGGATGAAAGCCATACAAAGGCTGATGTTATATTGTTTATCCCTCCTGCTTCTCGTCGTCATCGGTTTTGTCGACAGGGTCACCGGATATGAAATATCTTTCTCGATATTCTATCTGATGCCGATCGTCATATCGAGCTGGTATCTGGGAATGCTGCCCGGAATTGTTTTTGCGGCAGCAAGCGCTGTCGTCTGGCTCGTCGTCGATATCTCGGGTAATACCGCGTATTCCTTCCCGCTGATACCATATTGGAATATGTTCGTCCGCCTCGGCTTTTTTTTCATTATCAGTATCATGCTTTCGAGACTCAAAAAAGCCATGGACAGGGAGCGGGAACAGTCGCACATCGATTTTCTGACACGGGCTTTGAATTTGCGGTCGTTTATGGAAACTTCCGCACGTGAACTCCATCGCATGAGAAGGTATCGTCGTCCCGTAACGCTGATATATCTGGATTGCGATAATTTCAAGGCCGTCAATGACCGGTTCGGGCATCAAACCGGAAATTCCCTCCTCCAGAATGTCGCAAGGACGATAGGGGAAAATACGCGTGCAACCGACGCGTTCGCCCGCCTCGGCGGCGATGAGTTCGCGATCCTGCTGCCGGAAACGGACCAAGAGGTCGCCCTCGGGCTGGCAGGCCGTCTTTCCGGGGCATTGGAGGAATGCATGAATGAAAACGAGTGGCCGGTAACGTTCAGCCTCGGTATCGCGACCTTCAGAAGCGCTCCGGAGGATGCGGAAGCGATGTTGAGGGCCGCGGACAACCTTATGTACGAGGCGAAGAACCGGGGCAAAAACGGAAGCGTCGACAGGGTTTTCGACGAACAGAAATAAAACGGGGACGGTCCTGGACCGCCGCGGCGGTTTACCGGTACACGATGACCTCGCGGGCGGCCGGTGTGAACCTGCAGCTGCCGGAACGGCTCACTTCGATTTCAGTCCCGTCGACAAAGGCCCTGCTCATGAAAAAAGGAATCGAAAACTCGATATACTCCGGCTGGGAGGAATAGTGGTTGTCGAGTGAGAGGATGATCCGGTCGGATTTCGCTTCAATGATAAAGGCGATGGTCCCGAAATGACTCGGCGCGTCGGCCACCTCGATGAGCTCTCCCGCCTCCATCCAGCGGTGGTAGACCAGCGGTGTAATCACCAGCCCCCCTTCTTCCTCGAAGAAGAGGAAGTTGCGTATAAGATGGAGAAGTTCCGCGCACGCCCACCCGTGGTGGCCGTCTCCCATGCACCCCCCGCCGGTGACCGGATGTATCGCTTCAGGGAAGCTTCCGGTTCCGGTGATGGTATCCATAAGCCACTGGAGAATCGGATGAAGACGGGTGGAGCGGCGAAAAAGATAGCATTCGGCGATCTGGAGGGTGAGATAGACATTATAACCCGAATGAATGACCCGGTGGAAAAATGCCTGTTTCTGCTGGTAATTTTTTCTGAGAACATGAAGCGTCCCCGTTAGCCGGTCGTCACGGGGCTCGAGAAGCCTCAACGGGTAGAGGGCGACGATGGCCCCCACGATGGAGCTGTCGATATCCCTGTTCGGCGAGGAAGGGATAAGCGGAAAGGGATATTTGTGCTGTGTTTTTTCGATTGAAGAAAATATCGCTTTTTCATAATCGTCGATTTCCCGCCGTACTTCTTCGACGGCCTTCGATTTTTCGAGTTCGGCCGCGATGGCGAGAAAGCTTTTGCATCCCGCCAGCGCCCAGAAATTATCCCAGTAGAAGGTATCGTTCGGTCCGAAGTGCTCGGCGGAATAGCCGGGGGGGAGCAGCCCGTTTTTCTTTACCCGTTTCCGCTTTATCCAGTGAAAACCGGCGTACGCCGAATCATAGATATCCTCGAGAAAGCCCCTGTTTCGCGTATAGCGATAGTGCTCGTAATACGTCCAGAGCGCCTGGCCGTTCGAATCCCATTCGCCTTCCTGGGACATGAAATACCCGTCGGGCCGCTGGCGTTCCGGGTATGCCTTGAGAATTCGCTCCGTTTCCGCGTGAAACCCCATCTTGTCGAGGGCGGTCAGCATATACGCGTCGTCCCTGAACCATTGATGATGGTAGGTGTACGGGCCGGGCGTGATCGAGGTGCCGTCGATAAAAAGATAGAGGTGCGCCTTGTTACCGTTGAAGGTATTCTGCATTTTTTGATACGGCAGCCGGATTCGTATGCTTTTCGCCAGGCGGTGTTCCCATTCGGTGATGACCCGCCGCTTGATCTCCTGATACGGAAGGATATCGATGAGGGTCCGGTCGACAGTACGGGAGGGCGCAGGCGCCGCCGTCGCACGGACTTCGATTTCCTTCACTTCACCGGCCTCGAGGTCCAGCCTGTATTCCGCGAAGGCGGATGCGAGACCGTGTTTGCACGAGACCGCGGTTCTCCCGCGGTCGGAAAAGGCCTCCCATGACGTATCGCCGTCATCCTGGTTGGAGCAGTACACCCTGTCCGGTTTGTCGAGGAGAAAGAGTCCGTCATTGCCGTCGACTGAGAATATATTCCTTTCTTCATCGTATTCGATACGATGGACGAGCGATATACCTTCGGGATTGTAGGGTCTGATATTGACGAATATCGATACCGAAACGTTCTGCGTATCGAGGTTCTCGACGCTGATCGAATTGGAGATGATCTGGCGGCCTTCGTGTTTGTGGACAAAGACCTTTGTCCGGATGCGGAGGTCCTTTTTGACGAACTGGGACACGACGATCGGCAATTGTTTAACAAGGTACTGGTAGACCTCCTGGTTTTTCGACGGGACGACCAGGTACCCCTTTTTCCCCACCCAGAAATCGGTCGACCAGGAATCGTACCACGGGGTGAGGAGTCCGGTGGGATCGACGATCGGTTCCCGTTCGGAATCGAGCGCCCCGATCGCGGTCCAGTTTCTGTGGGTGAGGTTGATCGAGAGGACGGTCCCGGGGACGTAGCTGGTGCCCGCCTCGTCGTACTGCCGCTGGACCCAGTACGGAAGGACCCAGTCGAGGTTGCACTGGATCGCGAACATGTTGAGCAGACCGCGGGAGGCGACGTCGACGCTGATCGCGGCGATCTCTTTCGGGATCGCGATCTCGGTGCTTTCTCCCAGCTTGAAACTTGCGTCGATGCGCTTCAGGGCATCGATGAGTCCGTAATGTTCCGCGAGTTTTTTAAGAAAAAAGGATCGTATTCCCACTGCTTTTATGAGGTCATAAAACGTTCAGAATGTCAAGCGGGCGGAAC
The nucleotide sequence above comes from Spirochaetales bacterium. Encoded proteins:
- a CDS encoding diguanylate cyclase codes for the protein MLYCLSLLLLVVIGFVDRVTGYEISFSIFYLMPIVISSWYLGMLPGIVFAAASAVVWLVVDISGNTAYSFPLIPYWNMFVRLGFFFIISIMLSRLKKAMDREREQSHIDFLTRALNLRSFMETSARELHRMRRYRRPVTLIYLDCDNFKAVNDRFGHQTGNSLLQNVARTIGENTRATDAFARLGGDEFAILLPETDQEVALGLAGRLSGALEECMNENEWPVTFSLGIATFRSAPEDAEAMLRAADNLMYEAKNRGKNGSVDRVFDEQK